Below is a genomic region from Zea mays cultivar B73 chromosome 9, Zm-B73-REFERENCE-NAM-5.0, whole genome shotgun sequence.
ATTGAAGGTTATTCTTGCATTTATCTTTTACACGGAattgaaggtataaatgtaatcttTTGTCATTGTGTAATTCAGACTATCATCTTGTTTGAACATACAAATAAAATAGGAGATTTAATATTATATCACATTATGATATTGTGCTTATAAACAATAAACCCCTTCTAAATGGTTCATTGGAAGATGAAGACATATTTTTCATCACCTTCATCCGAGAACTATTATCTTCAAGAGAAGATAATGTTTCGGAGGACGGAGGTCCTTAATGTCTAATATTATGTTGCCTTTTTTGGTTCGTAGCAATTAAAAACAAGTAACCAACAGGGCATAACTTGTGGCCTGAGAACAAGAGGGGAGTGCGAGGCACATGCGAGCTCCACAGACTCTCTATTTAATCCAAAGTCTCTATCATATCGAATCTTTAATGTTAATTAGAAGTATTAAATACaatttaattataaaactaattgcaCAGAAGAGAAATAAATGATACAACGAACCTATTAAATCTAATTACTTCATGTGATGCTACAATTCACAATTGATAATCATGGATTAATTAGGTTTCATAAATCCGTCTCGCTGTTTAGTCTTTAATTATgtaattaattttataattaaattatatttaataCTAGTAATAAGCATTCAAACATTAGATATGATGACACGGGTTAAAATCTAGTCCCTACAATCAAGCGACCCCGACGGGGTGTGAGCGAAGCTTCGGCATGAGCAAGTAGCACAAGCACGACAAGCTCCAACACGATGAGCTTCGATGCTAATGGAGCAGTGTTAAGGGCTAGGGCTGTCCCTAAGAATTTCGTGGGCCCGATGTTGTACAAAAAATGGAGTATCCGTTGACAACAACCATAACGAATTGTGTATCAATTGTGACTATAATACATCATAAAGCTACCGAGAAAACCACGATATGAAGATCACTTGGAAATGTTTCTTCTAACACTCTTCGCGCATTTCGTATGACATCAGTCAAAACTCGTGCTTTAAGAGAGTAGAGATCGTTATCAACAAAACATGAGATTGGAACAATCCCGTCTACGAGAATAAGTGGGTGTTTGGTTCCTTTGGTCGCTCTCATAAATTTTagaaactaaactttagtctctatGATTTTCATACTATTTGATAACTTAGGGATTAAAAGTGACTAAATATTAGTCACTAAAGTTTGAGATATGGAAACCAAACAACCTCTAAGGTTAGAACTGTCCAACTCTATCGTGTCCTCAAACCAAATGCAACCTAAGGATTTAGCTAGGATTGCTATGCTTTATCTTTTTGTTCCACTTTTAACTTCGCTAAGTAAACATAAATAACTCCACAGGCTATATtcttaaaaagatcaagttaaaaTAACTGTGTAGATTTCGCTAACCAGACATGGATTTCATCTCGGCACATTTGAGTGACATGTAATATCGTATAATGATTATTTTATGCACATGATATTAGCTTTATTTGTGTGCACAAACTAGGCTAGCTCTATTTTTTGTGCACAATATCAAGACAAATCAATCAAGAACACAAATTTATGACGCATGTTAATAGAACCGATGAATTAGGATCTATTTGGATCTATAAGTTAAAGCAAATCAATTAAGATTTAGCTTCTTATTAGAAGCTAAAAGTGACTAAAAAGATACGCTTTTAATTTCTTAGTCACTTTTAACTTTTAGTACAAGTTTGGAAACTTAAATCACCTTAAGGATTCTAGGAGGTTAAAAGGAAAATTAAGTTAATTTTTCCCTCAATCTCAATCTCCAGGAGTCAAGGAACCCCGAAGAGAATAAAATAGTTTTTAAGAGCTAGTAtgggaatatcattttttcaatgttttttttattttctgaaggaaaattagtttattttctcaTGAGAAATTGAAAATCCCACGGAAAAATAGGggtgccaaactagccctaatatGTACGGATCTTTACCTCTTAGGGTTAGTTTGAGAACTGCATTTTCCTAAAGGATTCCTATTTTTcaaaggaaaatgaactaatttcccttaaaaatagggttcccaaactagcccttagtgaTTAAACTTTAGTCAGTTTTGTTTAAATTTCTGGATCCAAACGTGCACTATACATGCCATGGAAGAGACACACCGACTCTGCACATACAGTGGGTCTCTGATGGATGGCAGACGGGCTGATGAAGCTGATGGAGGGGGAGCACGTGGGCCCGTTCAAACTGGGGAACCCGGGCGAGTTCACGATGCTGGAGCTGGCCGAGGTGGTGCAGGAGACCATCGACCACCAAGCAGCGCAGCTGCTGGGGACTGGGGTGGGGCCGTGGGACTGTAGGAGCCCATGGACCATGGTCCACGACTTCCGCGCCGGCGTCTTGGTAGGCGGAGACCAACAACAGCGCAATTAACCCGGCAAATAGCTAGCCGGATCGTCGGAGCCAACTTCAGATTCGCATGCGTGCGTTCGTTCTAATTTCGAGCGATCCATCCATGCAGTGCGAGGGGGAAATATCAATCGAATTCAGAAGGTTTTCGGGGGTATATGCAGAAGCTAGAGTAGGTAGAGTCGCAAGTGCAGTGCGGTAAAGTACAGTCGAAGACCATGCTGTGAGCGTCACTATCACGATCTTGGGGGTGCTTGCTTGGATAGTTGGATGTGTGGAGAGCAAATTGCATGCGTAATTGTAACTCGTGCTGGAATGTATGTATCAGCACGGATTCTGAAAGACTAGTGACTACTCCATCTTTGAACGGGCCACACGAAGGCCACGAGAGCGTCCCTTGACGGCCGAAAGGCCCAAACTGTACACGAACCCCATCAACCAACCCTGGCCGTCCGATCCGTCCAGCCCTACTACTGATATAGCCATCTCCACGTCGCCTCCTCAAAAACCCTATCGTCCCTCCCGCGCAGCCACCAGCGAAGCAGCGGGGCACGCGGACGAGCCGagcgaggcggaggcggaggaggggaGATGGCGCGCGGCGTGGTGGCTGGGGCGAAGGGTGGTGCGGCCGCCGGCGGCGGCAAGAAGAAGGGCTCCGTCACGTTCACGATCGACTGCACCAAGCCCGTCGAGGACAAGATCATGGAGATCGCCACGCTCGAGAAGTTCCTGCAGGAGCGCATCAAGGTCGCTGGAGGCAAGGCCGGCCAGCTCGGCGAGGGCGTCACCGTCACCCGCGATAAGTCCAAGGTCACCGTCACCTCCGACGGGCCTTTCTCTAAGAGGTATTTAAGCACAAAGCTTGCTAGCTCTCCCGCTCAGATCCACGCTCGCATCCTTTGTGCCGATTGCCGATTTCTTTTGGATATATCACTGCTGAAGCATTGATCTGTATGTGTTCTTATCCGTGCCGTAATGAATGAACTGGTCAATCCGCAGTATTAGGTATTTTGAGTTCGTTTTTTTGGTGTGTGTTGCAGCTAGTGAATCATTGTGCGGATATTAAGTAAATAGAACTAAGTTTGCGTTAGTCGCTTGCTAGGACACATCAAACACATGAACTATTACGCGAGTCGTTATTGTTCTGACACATTTATTAGCACTTTGCTGCATATCTACACCTAGCACAATTGTTATTACAAGTTATTATGAGATGCAATGCAAGCAAGATGCTAGAATAACAGGGGCTTACTTTGTGCTCTTCTCCAATGCAAAGCTTATATGTTTGCACTGCAAAACAAGTGGTTCTTTGTTAAGTTTACGAAACATCGTTGCTCCATTCTCAGGTACCTGAAGTACTTGACCAAGAAGTACCTGAAGAAGCACAATGTGCGTGACTGGCTCCGAGTTGTAGCGGCAAGCAAGGACCGCAGTGTATATGAGCTACGGTACTTCAACATTGCTGAGAACGAGGAGGAATAGGAGGCTTAGACCTTATAGACGCACCGCCTTATCTCTGTCATATGAACTCTGGATGTGTTGAGACACTCATACTGTAGCCTTTTAAGGGATGAGTTTTGATGTTTAAATTGGTCTTCTGAATGTTTTTAAGCGTGCTGGGACTTCTCATGTGATGCTTACATAATCGAGTCCAAGAATTGATGGTTCTTGCTTCCGTCGCCGCGTATGAGCGGCTGTCGAACTGAATTTCAAAGTTTGCATCTAAAATGTTGGAGTTAGTTTTCGTAAAATAGGAATACGAAAAACTTCCAAATAAAGGCCTAGATGTGTCTGACATAGCAAGTGCTCATACGAAAATCTGGGCCATCGTGTTACTGTCCTTGGATATAAGTACAATTGTGATTTTACCCTCTAAAATCCAACTGTTATTTTTGGCATCCTTTTTGGGAAAAAAACAAGTTTGGGCCCCTTGTTTACAAATGAAGGGTAATTGTGGTTTTGTCTTCACATCATAAGACTATCTTCGGTAGCTCACTCATCCTATCTTCTATTTTAAATTGCACTTTATAAACAGTGCTTTGAGTAAACTGGACACGGTCTTAAGTGCCTATAACAAAACACGTCTAGACTTAAGGAGGTCCAAAATCATAAAGTTGAGTTTTTGTGGATAAAATTACAATTGTAAATTTCTATCGAGGGCCACAAAGATAATAGCCCCATGAAAATTTAGGAATAATTAAATCCATTTCCTTTCAAacctaaaataaaaataaaacttAGTGAGTGCTTTGTTGTAACTTGAGCCCTTTTATGTGTTTTTTGGAACTTAGGTACTATTTGTAATGGTAATGATTCACACTTGAATGACAGTGCTAATAAGTTTGAATAGACCGGTATCAGTTTatagtgtggtatctgattacgtTGGACTTAAACACCACATTACTTGCATAGTAGGTCACATGAGCATCAATTAAAATTTGAAGCAATTAATTAAAAACACCACCTTATTTGCATAGTAGGTCCCATGAACATCAAATAAATTTTGAAGCAATTAATTAAAATGACGTAATTTAAGTATCGAAAATCATTCCCTAAAATACGTGCAACCTATATTACGATGTCCAATGTAGAACTTCATATGATTAATTTGGTAGGCAACGATATGACCAATGTAACTTCATAATATTAATTTAGCGAGTCATCTTAAAATAAATCTCACTCTCTTTGATTGTCTTCTAATACCATATAGCTTGTACTAACGCTACGATCCTGAAGATTAGAGGGGAGAGGTCGACGGCGACAACACGAgtgagggggagagggcggggtaggGACGCCACAGAGGATGGAGGTGGAGACTGGGGTAGTAGGGTcacggggagggagagggagagagatgatCCAAAGAATATTGTCCATTGCATTTGAATGAGTAAGGAAGGTGTGGTTATCCAATGATATTaactgttgattttgatgatgtgttAAGTCTTGCTGTAATTTGTTTAATAGATTTAGTGGAGGTGAATTGGTTAGGTGGGTTTTGTAAAGTTTAATCTGATGGATTATATAATGGTATAAATTTGAGAGAGAGAATCCTTGAATGTCATGCCTCCATCTCTATGGTATATATCAACATATCATAGATGTGTGCATCAATACATTCTAGTGTTGCTTTATCCTCTCTTAAATCAGCATCTCTCCTCTCCTTGCATACTTCCAGCAAACAAATTATCAATTAGATTTAATATGAGCATAACATATATTTTATGTAATTAAATCAAATTAACTTTTGGGGCCTCTTGTGGCCTATGTGATGGTGGTAGCCCTCCCAGCCCTTTGGGACGTCTCGAGAGCTCATGGCTCTAGGGACGTCTCGAGGCTGTGATATTTGGGACACCAGGGTCCTTAGACATCCTCTATGTGTTCATTGAGACATCGGGGGCCCTCAGGGCTCTAGAGATGTCGGAAACCCTTTGAGTCGTTACGGTTCTCGGGGCATTAGGTGTCATTGGCCATCTAGAGGTGTTAAGACTGTTAGGTTGGCCGAGGCCAACGTGACAtaccatggtattattcatgattaGATATGGCAATGGGTACTCGAAACCCGAATATTTGATGGATTTTACTCAATATGAAAGCGGGTATGAGATGGTTTTTTACACAAAGGTATAGTTATGAGCAAGAACATCTACCCTCTACCCGTCGGGAAGACATGCACATGAATGGGTGGATAATATACATACCCATGTACCTGTGGGTAAATTATAACCGCATCATACCACTACTACCATCTAATATAACCCATCTTAGCTAAAAGAAATTCTTTCTCCAGCTATCATTTTATTTACCTTtcaagttatgtaatcatatggTTTGTTATATCTAAAGTTGAACTTATTTTGTGTGTTTGTTGTATATTTTGAATGGTTGACATATTAAAATTTGAGGCTTTCATGGCGGATACGAGTTACCCGATGGGTAAAATTACGTGCATGGGTACGGATACGGTAAAGATTATATACCCACGAGCAGATATGGGTAACCGGATGGGTA
It encodes:
- the LOC100283043 gene encoding 60S ribosomal protein L22-like, with the translated sequence MARGVVAGAKGGAAAGGGKKKGSVTFTIDCTKPVEDKIMEIATLEKFLQERIKVAGGKAGQLGEGVTVTRDKSKVTVTSDGPFSKRYLKYLTKKYLKKHNVRDWLRVVAASKDRSVYELRYFNIAENEEE